One genomic region from Balaenoptera musculus isolate JJ_BM4_2016_0621 chromosome X, mBalMus1.pri.v3, whole genome shotgun sequence encodes:
- the FAM133A gene encoding protein FAM133A translates to MGKRDNRVAYMNPIAMARWRGPSQSAGPTIQDYLNRPRPTWEEVKKQLENKKKGSKALAEFEEKMNENWKKELEKSREKLLSGNESSSKKRERKKKKKKKSCQSSSSSTSSSDSSSSSSDSEDEEKKQGKKRKKKKNRSYKSSESSTCESESESKESVKKKKKSKDETEKEKYIRSLSKKRKKTCPEDKPLSLESSSESDYEEEVQAKKKRRREEREKATEKAKKKKKKQHKKHSKKKKKKSGSNHKSG, encoded by the coding sequence ATGGGGAAGCGGGACAATCGGGTGGCCTATATGAATCCTATAGCAATGGCCAGATGGAGGGGCCCATCTCAATCTGCAGGCCCAACAATACAAGATTATCTGAATCGACCAAGGCCCACCTGGGAAGAAGTgaagaaacaattagaaaataaaaagaaaggctcCAAGGCATTAGctgaatttgaagaaaaaatgaatgagaattggaagaaggaactagaaaaaagcagagagaaattaTTAAGTGGAAATGAGAGCTcatccaaaaaaagagaaagaaagaaaaagaaaaagaagaaatcttgtcAGTCTTCATCTTCTTCTACATCAAGCTCTGATTCTTCAAGCAGTTCTTCAGATTCTGAGgatgaggaaaagaaacaaggaaaaaagagaaagaaaaagaagaaccgTTCATACAAATCATCAGAAAGCTCTACATGTGAATCTGAATCAGAGAGCaaagaatctgtaaaaaagaaaaagaagtcaaaggatgaaacagagaaagaaaagtatattaGAAGtctcagcaaaaaaagaaagaagacttgtCCTGAGGATAAACCTTTATCATTGGAGTCCTCATCAGAATCAGATTATGAAGAGGAGGTGCaagcaaaaaagaagagaagacgTGAAGAGCGAGAAAAAGCAAcggaaaaagcaaagaagaagaagaagaaacagcacAAAAAACatagtaagaagaagaaaaagaagtcaggtTCAAACCACAAGTCCGgataa